In a single window of the Cupriavidus basilensis genome:
- a CDS encoding alkene reductase: MSTLFDPIQIGALKLSNRIIMAPLTRMRAFAERSPSALNARHYALRASAGLVITEATSVTPQGVGYPNTPGIWTERQIAGWKEVTSAVHEAGGLIVSQLWHVGRVSDPLYHDGQLPVAPSAIAPEGHVTRVRPQRPYTVPRALETEEIPGIVEDFRVGAENAKRAGFDGVELHAANGYLFDQFLHDGSNLRTDRYGGSIENRARFLLEAVDALLTAWPAGRIGVHLNLMSSAYSVRDSNPRALFTYVAEQLNARNLAFIFAREALDRGDDRIGRDVRRVFKGAYILNEGLTRESAELAIERGEADAAAFGRPFIANPDLVERFRRGAPLNRVNPETIYTDDEIGYNDYPLLDEAV; this comes from the coding sequence ATGTCCACACTATTCGATCCCATCCAGATTGGCGCGTTGAAGCTGTCGAACCGCATCATCATGGCACCGCTCACGCGCATGCGCGCGTTCGCCGAGCGTAGTCCCAGTGCCCTCAACGCACGGCACTACGCGCTGCGTGCGAGCGCCGGACTCGTCATTACTGAAGCTACTTCGGTCACGCCTCAGGGCGTCGGCTATCCCAACACGCCGGGTATCTGGACCGAGAGGCAGATTGCTGGCTGGAAAGAGGTCACTTCCGCGGTCCACGAGGCGGGCGGCCTGATCGTCTCCCAGTTGTGGCACGTTGGGCGAGTGTCCGACCCGCTGTACCACGATGGCCAACTTCCGGTCGCTCCCAGCGCCATCGCGCCAGAAGGCCATGTCACGCGTGTGCGGCCTCAGCGCCCATACACGGTACCGCGTGCGCTGGAGACCGAAGAAATTCCCGGCATTGTGGAGGATTTCAGGGTCGGCGCCGAAAACGCTAAACGCGCTGGTTTCGATGGCGTCGAGCTTCACGCGGCAAATGGCTACCTGTTTGATCAGTTTCTGCACGACGGATCTAACCTGCGGACCGACCGCTATGGTGGTTCGATCGAGAATCGCGCGCGCTTCTTGCTGGAGGCCGTCGACGCGTTGCTCACGGCCTGGCCGGCGGGCCGCATTGGCGTGCATCTGAACCTGATGTCAAGTGCGTACTCGGTGCGTGATTCGAATCCGCGTGCGCTGTTTACTTATGTCGCCGAGCAACTCAACGCGCGCAACCTCGCTTTTATTTTTGCGCGCGAGGCGCTGGATCGCGGCGACGACCGCATCGGCCGCGACGTGCGGCGCGTCTTCAAAGGGGCCTACATTCTCAACGAAGGGCTGACGAGGGAGAGCGCTGAGTTGGCTATCGAGCGCGGCGAGGCGGACGCGGCGGCGTTCGGGCGTCCGTTTATCGCCAACCCGGATCTCGTCGAGCGTTTTCGACGCGGTGCACCGCTCAATAGGGTCAATCCGGAAACGATCTATACGGACGACGAAATCGGCTACAACGACTATCCGTTGCTCGATGAAGCGGTCTGA
- a CDS encoding epoxide hydrolase family protein: MKTFDNPLPEAKRLTRRDFLGVSAAAAGYGIGLPVFAGEASAAQASVGTVGATDAIRPYRIAVPQEALVDLRRRIAATRWPTRETVTDESQGVRLATMQQLARYWATQHDWRKVEARLNALPQFMTTIDGVDIHFIHVRSKHANALPVIITHGWPGSVIEQLKVIGPLTDPTAHGGKAADAFDVVIPSIPGYGFSGKPTTTGWDPVRIAHAWIALMRRLGYKGFVAQGGDWGDAVSEQMALIAPPELLGIHVNMPATVPPDVSRALKYGEPAPAGLSVDEQHAYGQLDTFFKHGLGYAIEMANRPQTLYGIEDSPIGLAGWILDHDAASQALIARVFDGQAEGLTRDDILDNITLYWLTKTAISSARLYWENKLAFFDVKHVTIPVAVSVFPDEIYAAPRSWAERAYSKLIHYNRLEKGGHFAAWEQPKAFADELRTGFRPLRARVTV, translated from the coding sequence ATGAAAACGTTTGACAACCCTCTCCCGGAAGCGAAACGGCTAACCCGTCGCGATTTTCTTGGTGTCTCCGCCGCAGCAGCCGGCTATGGCATTGGCCTGCCCGTGTTTGCCGGCGAGGCATCGGCTGCCCAGGCATCCGTTGGGACGGTCGGCGCCACGGATGCCATCCGCCCGTACCGCATAGCCGTTCCGCAGGAGGCGCTGGTGGATCTGCGCCGGCGGATCGCTGCAACGCGCTGGCCCACGCGGGAAACCGTCACCGATGAATCGCAGGGCGTTAGATTGGCAACCATGCAGCAACTCGCCCGCTACTGGGCGACCCAGCACGACTGGCGCAAAGTGGAAGCCCGGCTGAATGCCTTGCCGCAATTCATGACCACCATCGATGGCGTCGACATCCACTTCATCCACGTACGGTCGAAACACGCCAACGCGCTGCCCGTCATCATCACCCACGGTTGGCCCGGATCGGTGATCGAGCAGTTGAAGGTCATCGGCCCGCTTACGGATCCGACCGCACATGGCGGCAAGGCAGCCGATGCGTTCGACGTCGTGATTCCCTCGATCCCCGGCTACGGATTCTCCGGAAAGCCGACGACGACCGGCTGGGACCCGGTGCGCATCGCGCACGCATGGATTGCCCTGATGCGCCGCCTCGGCTACAAGGGATTCGTGGCGCAGGGCGGTGACTGGGGCGATGCCGTGTCGGAGCAGATGGCGCTGATTGCCCCGCCGGAGCTGCTTGGCATTCACGTCAATATGCCCGCGACCGTGCCCCCCGATGTATCAAGGGCGCTCAAGTACGGTGAGCCGGCGCCCGCCGGCCTGTCCGTGGACGAGCAGCATGCATACGGGCAGCTGGACACCTTCTTCAAGCATGGCCTCGGGTACGCGATCGAGATGGCGAACCGCCCGCAAACGCTCTATGGCATCGAAGACTCTCCAATCGGCCTGGCCGGCTGGATCCTTGACCACGATGCGGCCAGTCAAGCGCTCATCGCACGGGTGTTCGACGGTCAAGCTGAGGGCCTCACGCGCGACGACATCCTCGACAACATCACGCTGTACTGGCTGACGAAAACCGCGATCTCTTCAGCGCGACTCTATTGGGAAAACAAGCTGGCGTTCTTCGATGTCAAGCACGTCACCATCCCGGTCGCCGTAAGCGTCTTCCCAGACGAAATCTATGCGGCGCCACGCAGCTGGGCCGAGCGAGCCTATTCAAAGCTCATCCACTACAACCGCCTCGAAAAGGGAGGGCATTTCGCGGCATGGGAGCAGCCAAAGGCTTTCGCCGATGAGCTGCGCACGGGTTTCCGACCCTTGCGTGCGCGAGTCACGGTGTAG
- a CDS encoding alpha/beta hydrolase: MFQKQDVRFPVEGGIELSAWLFVPEHHNAPLPAITMAHGFAGTKYHGIASFAEAFAKAGFVVLLHDHRNFGDSGGAPRQDINPWQQIADWRRAISYLQARPEVDENRIGIWGTSFAGGHAIVLGATDRRLKAVVAQAPTIDGHAAGLRRVPPEAVADLEARFAADERAQLNGEPPEMQQIVSNDPSGPAAYKAADAVSFYLRPVPDGIWENRLTLRSTRWARMYSPGAFIDRVSPTPLLMLVAERDHIAVTDLALKAYELALEPKRMVMLKGGHFDPYLAELPSASREAVDWFRKNL; this comes from the coding sequence ATGTTTCAGAAGCAAGACGTACGTTTTCCCGTCGAGGGTGGTATCGAGCTGTCGGCATGGCTGTTTGTGCCGGAGCACCACAACGCGCCGCTGCCGGCCATCACCATGGCGCACGGCTTCGCGGGTACGAAATACCATGGCATCGCGTCGTTCGCCGAGGCCTTCGCAAAGGCCGGCTTTGTCGTACTGCTACACGATCACCGCAACTTTGGCGACAGTGGCGGCGCGCCAAGGCAAGACATCAACCCCTGGCAACAGATCGCTGATTGGCGCCGCGCGATCTCCTATCTGCAAGCGCGGCCGGAGGTGGACGAGAACCGCATCGGCATCTGGGGCACGAGCTTTGCCGGCGGGCATGCCATCGTGCTGGGCGCGACGGACCGGCGTCTGAAGGCGGTGGTGGCGCAAGCGCCCACCATCGACGGCCATGCCGCGGGGCTTCGGCGGGTTCCGCCGGAGGCCGTCGCCGACCTCGAGGCGAGGTTTGCGGCCGACGAGCGGGCACAACTCAATGGCGAACCGCCGGAGATGCAGCAGATCGTCTCCAACGATCCCTCCGGGCCGGCCGCCTACAAGGCTGCGGATGCCGTGAGCTTTTACCTGCGCCCGGTGCCGGACGGCATCTGGGAAAACAGGCTCACGCTGCGCTCGACGCGCTGGGCACGCATGTACTCGCCAGGAGCCTTCATCGATCGCGTATCCCCGACCCCGCTGCTGATGCTGGTCGCCGAGCGCGACCACATCGCCGTCACCGACCTGGCGCTCAAGGCGTACGAGCTGGCACTGGAACCGAAGCGGATGGTCATGCTCAAGGGCGGCCATTTCGATCCCTACCTTGCTGAGCTTCCGAGCGCTTCGCGCGAGGCCGTCGACTGGTTCAGGAAGAACCTCTGA
- a CDS encoding enoyl-CoA hydratase/isomerase family protein yields MTFDTLKVNRDGAVLFVEIAAPPMNLLGPALVRDLVTLIRDAEADDGTKVLVFSSADPGYFISHVDVTKVKEYREEAAKLTGEPSIALLFRHLSASRLVSIAQIEGRVRGAGSEFVLACDMRFAARETAVFSQMEAAFGLIPGGGAAQSLTRLMGRGRALEVMLSALDYDADTAERYGWINRALPAQSLGDFVASLARRIARFPAAGHVMVKERVNAIALASVEDFRRDSDLFGENVRSLPAQRRMEAAMARGFQTREAELDLARMLGELAE; encoded by the coding sequence ATGACGTTCGATACGCTGAAGGTGAACCGCGACGGAGCGGTTCTGTTCGTGGAAATAGCCGCGCCACCCATGAATCTGCTCGGACCCGCGCTCGTACGCGACCTGGTCACGCTGATCCGGGACGCCGAAGCCGATGACGGCACCAAGGTGCTCGTCTTCAGCAGTGCCGACCCCGGTTATTTCATCTCGCACGTAGATGTGACGAAGGTAAAGGAGTATCGCGAGGAAGCCGCAAAGCTGACCGGAGAGCCATCGATCGCATTGCTGTTCCGCCACCTGAGCGCCAGTCGGCTTGTCTCCATTGCACAGATCGAGGGGCGTGTGCGCGGCGCGGGCAGCGAATTCGTGCTGGCGTGCGACATGCGCTTTGCTGCGCGGGAAACCGCGGTGTTCAGCCAGATGGAAGCCGCGTTCGGATTGATTCCCGGCGGCGGCGCGGCCCAGTCCCTCACCCGCCTGATGGGCCGCGGCCGGGCGCTCGAAGTGATGCTGAGCGCGTTGGACTACGACGCGGACACCGCTGAACGGTATGGATGGATCAACCGGGCGCTGCCCGCCCAATCGCTCGGCGACTTCGTCGCATCGCTGGCGCGACGCATTGCACGTTTTCCGGCGGCCGGGCACGTGATGGTCAAGGAGCGCGTCAATGCCATCGCGCTGGCATCCGTCGAAGATTTTCGCCGCGATTCCGATCTCTTCGGGGAGAACGTGCGGTCCCTGCCAGCGCAACGCCGAATGGAAGCTGCCATGGCGCGCGGCTTCCAGACCCGCGAGGCGGAACTGGACCTCGCCCGGATGCTGGGCGAACTTGCCGAATGA
- a CDS encoding LysR family transcriptional regulator encodes MDRLEAMVILLAAIDTGRLSAASRKLRIPLATVSRRVSELEAHLNVRLLVRGTRKLTLTEAGRAYVTSCRRVLEEIAEIERTASGEYHAPQGELVISVPPVLGRIHVMPVIVDFLRAFPQVRMRVQLTDRLVNLLDERVDLVLRIGEQPSSSLIGTRIGLLREVVCASPAYLKQRGAPEKPEDLLSHDCVTYEGYAVGSNWEFLSKGRPLKIEVPSRLVVNSVEAAVVAAAQAAGIARVASYQIEELVKSGSLKMLLEAFEPLPAPVNLIYAGQGQIPLKLRAFIDFAVPRLRERLGLARAAGPRTP; translated from the coding sequence ATGGATCGACTCGAGGCGATGGTCATTTTGTTGGCGGCAATAGACACCGGAAGGCTTTCCGCCGCAAGTCGAAAACTTCGCATTCCTTTGGCGACCGTGAGCCGACGCGTGTCGGAGTTGGAGGCACACCTGAATGTGCGGTTGCTCGTGCGCGGTACCCGCAAGCTGACACTGACGGAAGCCGGGCGTGCCTATGTGACATCATGCCGGCGCGTTCTGGAGGAGATCGCGGAAATCGAACGTACGGCTTCGGGCGAATATCATGCGCCGCAGGGCGAACTCGTGATCAGCGTGCCGCCCGTGCTGGGCCGCATTCACGTCATGCCGGTGATCGTTGACTTTCTACGTGCGTTTCCGCAAGTCCGCATGCGGGTGCAATTGACGGACCGGCTCGTCAATCTGCTGGACGAGCGGGTGGATCTGGTGCTGCGAATTGGAGAGCAACCGAGCAGCAGCTTGATTGGCACGCGTATTGGCCTGCTTCGGGAAGTGGTATGCGCAAGCCCCGCCTACCTGAAGCAGCGTGGGGCACCCGAGAAGCCTGAAGATCTTCTTTCACACGACTGCGTGACATACGAAGGGTATGCGGTTGGCAGCAACTGGGAATTTCTCTCGAAAGGGCGGCCGCTGAAGATCGAGGTGCCATCCCGGCTCGTAGTGAACTCAGTGGAAGCTGCCGTCGTTGCCGCGGCGCAGGCGGCGGGCATTGCACGGGTGGCGTCGTACCAGATCGAAGAACTGGTGAAGTCGGGCAGCCTCAAGATGCTGCTGGAAGCCTTCGAGCCGCTACCGGCGCCGGTCAATCTGATATACGCGGGCCAGGGCCAGATACCGCTCAAGCTTCGGGCATTCATCGATTTTGCGGTGCCGAGATTGAGGGAAAGGCTCGGCCTGGCGCGCGCCGCGGGTCCACGGACGCCATAG
- a CDS encoding PLP-dependent aminotransferase family protein: MPQPRYKQLVDRLAADIRAGRLRPGTRLPTHRDLAAREGLALVTATRVYAELQVMGLVSGETGRGTFVKEALPRGQGIDLQAWSDDTVDLSFNNPSLPGQADLLRAALRQLAAAGDLEALLRYQPHGGREHERATVARHLASRGLAASAETALLVSGAQQGLTITAMALLEPGDVVAVDALTYPGFKLAAEANRLELAPIPATENGPDLDALAALCRRRRVRAVYTMPTLHNPLGWVMSARWRRELVAIAREHGLILIEDAAYAFLAKGAPPPLASLAPETTVYVSSLSKSVATGLRVGFVCAPREWIPRLERAIRATTWNTPATMTAIACGWLEDGTVARLEADKRRDAMQRQGVAAEVLGPLRRISHPASYFIWLPLAQEVRADAIAMALMRERISVSTAHPFSTSAHVPHAIRLAIGSVSLATLRHSLEAVARVIADQTF, encoded by the coding sequence ATGCCTCAGCCTCGCTACAAGCAACTGGTCGACCGTCTTGCGGCCGACATCCGCGCGGGGCGCCTGCGTCCCGGGACGCGGCTGCCAACGCACCGCGATCTCGCGGCACGCGAAGGACTGGCGCTGGTCACGGCCACGCGTGTCTATGCGGAGTTGCAGGTCATGGGACTGGTAAGCGGCGAAACCGGCCGCGGCACGTTCGTCAAGGAGGCGCTCCCTCGCGGCCAGGGCATCGATCTGCAGGCATGGAGCGATGACACGGTGGACCTGAGCTTCAACAATCCTTCATTGCCGGGCCAGGCAGACCTTCTCAGGGCGGCGCTGCGCCAGCTCGCAGCCGCAGGTGACCTGGAGGCCCTGCTTCGATACCAGCCCCACGGCGGACGTGAGCACGAGCGGGCGACGGTGGCGCGCCACCTGGCCAGCCGGGGGCTGGCCGCATCGGCGGAAACGGCGTTGCTGGTGAGTGGTGCACAGCAGGGGCTGACGATAACCGCCATGGCCTTGCTTGAGCCCGGCGACGTGGTTGCAGTGGACGCCCTGACTTACCCGGGATTCAAGCTTGCTGCCGAGGCCAATCGGCTGGAACTCGCGCCGATTCCTGCCACCGAGAACGGCCCCGACCTGGACGCATTGGCGGCCCTGTGCCGGCGGCGGCGGGTACGGGCCGTGTACACCATGCCGACGCTCCATAACCCGCTTGGCTGGGTGATGAGTGCAAGGTGGCGTCGGGAGCTTGTCGCCATTGCCCGAGAACACGGACTGATACTCATTGAAGACGCCGCCTACGCATTCCTGGCTAAAGGCGCTCCACCTCCACTGGCATCCCTTGCGCCGGAGACGACGGTCTATGTGTCGAGCTTGTCGAAGAGTGTCGCGACCGGTCTGCGCGTCGGTTTTGTCTGTGCACCGCGTGAATGGATTCCCAGGCTAGAAAGGGCCATCCGGGCAACGACCTGGAACACCCCGGCGACCATGACGGCCATCGCCTGCGGCTGGCTCGAGGACGGCACGGTGGCCAGACTTGAAGCCGACAAGCGGCGGGACGCCATGCAGCGTCAGGGCGTTGCCGCTGAAGTCCTGGGCCCGTTGAGGAGGATCAGTCATCCCGCGTCGTACTTCATCTGGCTTCCCCTGGCACAGGAGGTTCGCGCGGACGCGATCGCGATGGCGTTGATGCGCGAACGGATTTCAGTGTCGACGGCCCATCCGTTCTCGACATCCGCTCATGTGCCGCACGCCATACGGCTGGCAATTGGCTCCGTCAGCTTGGCCACACTCAGGCATTCCCTGGAAGCCGTGGCCCGAGTGATTGCCGATCAGACCTTCTGA
- a CDS encoding DJ-1/PfpI family protein, translating into MHIAILTFEGFNELDSLIALNILNRVKVPDWRVSIASPAAKVRSMNGVVLEAQASLKDACDADAVLVGSGVQTRNVVADAALMSQLGFDPTRQLLGAQCSGTLLLAKLGLLDGVPACTDLTTKPWVEEAGVAVLNQPFVAKGNVATAGGCLSSQYLAAWFIARLKGVEAARSAIHYVAPVGEKEAYVTRAMANISPFL; encoded by the coding sequence ATGCACATCGCCATCCTGACCTTTGAAGGCTTTAACGAACTCGACTCCCTGATCGCGCTCAACATCCTCAATCGGGTAAAAGTGCCCGACTGGCGGGTTTCGATTGCCAGCCCGGCGGCCAAAGTGCGTTCGATGAACGGCGTGGTGCTGGAGGCGCAAGCATCCCTGAAGGACGCTTGCGATGCCGACGCGGTGCTGGTGGGCAGCGGGGTTCAGACCAGGAACGTTGTTGCCGATGCCGCCTTGATGTCGCAGCTGGGGTTCGACCCGACGCGCCAGTTGCTTGGCGCGCAGTGCTCGGGAACGCTCTTACTTGCAAAACTGGGCCTGCTGGACGGCGTTCCGGCCTGCACGGACCTGACCACCAAGCCTTGGGTCGAGGAGGCAGGTGTGGCCGTGCTCAATCAGCCGTTCGTGGCCAAGGGGAACGTCGCGACCGCCGGCGGCTGCCTGTCGTCGCAGTATCTGGCGGCCTGGTTCATCGCGCGTCTGAAAGGTGTCGAGGCTGCACGTAGTGCGATTCACTATGTGGCGCCAGTGGGAGAAAAGGAGGCCTACGTGACGCGTGCGATGGCGAACATTTCGCCGTTCCTCTAA
- a CDS encoding enoyl-CoA hydratase produces the protein MTSEIRVDLTGGVLTITIARADKKNALTNEMYGALADTIEQAQQDRHIRVLLLQGDGDIFTAGNDVGEFAAIAAGNGPSERHVQRFLRALANSTVPIVAAVNGKAVGIGTTMLLHCDYVVLAQDAQLIMPFVNLALVPEAASSYLLPLRIGHVRAFEMFAMGEPLDAQTAVAWGIANKVCANDQLRANARLMAEKIAARPAGSLRAMKKLMRDAEKLVSQMNSESARFEERLASAEAKEAFLAFAEKRKPDFTKVAPQ, from the coding sequence ATGACCTCGGAAATTCGTGTTGACCTAACCGGCGGCGTTTTGACCATTACGATTGCCCGGGCAGACAAGAAGAATGCCTTGACGAACGAGATGTACGGCGCACTCGCCGACACTATCGAGCAGGCTCAGCAGGACCGCCATATCCGTGTATTGCTGCTGCAGGGGGACGGGGACATTTTTACGGCGGGCAATGATGTGGGCGAATTCGCAGCAATAGCGGCGGGAAATGGCCCCAGCGAACGCCACGTGCAGCGCTTTCTGCGCGCCCTTGCCAACTCGACCGTGCCAATTGTCGCCGCGGTCAACGGCAAGGCCGTCGGCATTGGCACCACCATGTTGCTGCATTGCGATTACGTCGTGCTCGCGCAGGATGCTCAACTGATCATGCCCTTCGTGAACCTTGCCCTTGTTCCCGAGGCGGCTTCGAGTTACCTGCTGCCCCTGCGCATCGGGCACGTCAGGGCCTTCGAGATGTTCGCGATGGGCGAGCCGCTTGACGCGCAAACCGCCGTGGCATGGGGCATCGCGAACAAGGTTTGCGCCAATGACCAGTTGCGGGCAAACGCGCGCCTGATGGCCGAAAAGATTGCCGCCAGGCCCGCCGGGTCGCTTCGCGCAATGAAAAAGCTCATGCGAGACGCGGAGAAACTGGTTTCGCAGATGAACAGCGAAAGCGCCAGGTTCGAGGAGCGGCTGGCCAGTGCCGAAGCCAAGGAAGCCTTCTTGGCCTTCGCCGAGAAGCGCAAACCGGACTTCACCAAGGTCGCCCCGCAGTAA
- a CDS encoding MarR family winged helix-turn-helix transcriptional regulator — protein MEHRLVYLLNVGQRRLHRWSQVRTATGGATAAQAGLLFFLGSNDGALMSEAAAALDLGAPGMSGLADRTERAGLIERRPDETDRRASRLWLTEAGRSARQRAKAGMKETNARLTEGFTAAEIDVVARWLTSLQTKFPAADDGEV, from the coding sequence ATGGAGCATCGCCTCGTCTATCTACTGAATGTCGGCCAGCGTCGACTGCATCGGTGGTCGCAAGTACGCACGGCTACGGGCGGTGCGACAGCGGCCCAGGCTGGGCTGCTTTTCTTTCTGGGCAGCAACGACGGCGCGCTGATGAGCGAGGCCGCCGCAGCGCTGGACCTGGGCGCACCCGGGATGAGCGGTCTGGCTGACCGGACCGAAAGGGCCGGCCTGATCGAGCGCCGGCCGGACGAGACCGATCGCCGTGCATCGCGCCTATGGCTGACAGAGGCAGGACGCTCGGCTCGCCAGCGTGCCAAGGCTGGCATGAAGGAAACGAATGCCAGACTGACCGAAGGTTTTACCGCGGCCGAGATTGACGTGGTAGCGCGGTGGCTGACCAGCTTGCAGACGAAGTTTCCGGCCGCCGACGACGGCGAGGTGTAA
- a CDS encoding STAS/SEC14 domain-containing protein translates to MILYHTAPDSPVVEISVEGKITDHDLREAIARLREDLELNGKTRVLERIEHFTGIEPKALWTDLTLGVSVARKITRAAVVADAGWIHASMHLARFFTKAEVKAFHVNELDQARAWINA, encoded by the coding sequence ATGATCCTGTATCACACCGCCCCCGATTCCCCGGTTGTCGAGATTTCCGTCGAAGGCAAAATCACTGACCACGATCTGCGCGAAGCCATCGCGCGCCTGCGAGAGGATCTCGAACTGAACGGCAAGACCCGCGTGCTCGAACGCATCGAGCATTTCACCGGCATCGAGCCAAAGGCGCTGTGGACCGACCTGACGCTCGGCGTTTCCGTGGCCCGCAAAATCACACGCGCCGCCGTGGTGGCCGATGCGGGATGGATCCACGCCTCGATGCATCTGGCGCGGTTCTTCACGAAGGCCGAAGTCAAGGCGTTCCACGTCAACGAGCTGGATCAGGCGCGCGCCTGGATCAATGCCTGA
- the ppk1 gene encoding polyphosphate kinase 1, translating into MKFAERRAEAPPSPAGEALYFNRELSLLEFNRRVLAQAEHPHTPLLERLRFLCIFSSNLDEFYEVRVAGLKEQIKVQSAATGPDGLGAQRVHALVSAKVRDLVAHQYRLFNEVLIPQLAEQGIRFLRRPSWTAAQSEWIRTYFFQQLMPILTPIGLDPTHPFPRVLNKSLNFVVELQGRDAFGRSHRAAIVQAPRALPRVIRLPREVAGCEHGFVFLSSILHAHVGELFTGMEVRGCYQFRVTRNSELFVDEEEVKNLREALQGELPQRHLGAAVRLEVAGNCSAEMTRFLQEQFELDDADVFCVDGPVNLVRLMNVPEKVERPDLKYPPFRPGLPKALQRQPDMFRAIRDGDILLHHPYQSFSPVVDFIQQAAQDPDVVSIKQTVYRAGHDSALLQALIDAARAGKEVTAVVELLARFDEEANIGWAAALEQAGAHVVYGVVGFKAHAKMALVLRREGRHLRRYAHLGTGNYHGQTTKVYTDFGLLTCNDGIAEDVASVFGQLTGLGQTSQLARIWQSPFTLHAALLTAIGREAEHARAGRKARIIAKMNALLEPGIIDALYQASCAGVRIDLIVRGACALRPGIPGCSENIRVRSVIGRFLEHSRIYYFYNDKAEDVMLSSADWMGRNLFRRIEVCFPVTDKRLKARVIDEGLKPYLKDKRDTWEMTANGTYRRRRGRVPFAAQDALLRTLAA; encoded by the coding sequence ATGAAATTTGCAGAGAGGCGCGCCGAAGCGCCTCCAAGCCCGGCGGGCGAAGCGCTTTACTTCAACCGGGAACTCAGTCTGCTGGAATTCAACCGGCGGGTTCTTGCCCAGGCCGAACATCCGCACACGCCTTTGCTGGAGCGCTTGCGCTTCCTTTGCATCTTCAGCAGCAATCTCGACGAGTTCTATGAGGTCCGTGTCGCGGGGCTGAAGGAACAGATCAAAGTCCAGTCCGCTGCGACTGGCCCGGATGGACTGGGCGCACAACGCGTCCACGCCCTGGTTAGCGCCAAGGTGCGGGACCTGGTGGCGCACCAGTACCGGCTGTTCAATGAAGTATTGATTCCCCAGCTCGCCGAACAGGGGATCCGTTTCCTGCGCCGCCCCAGCTGGACTGCCGCGCAGTCGGAGTGGATCAGGACCTATTTCTTCCAGCAGCTGATGCCGATCCTGACTCCCATCGGCCTGGACCCGACTCACCCCTTTCCGCGCGTACTGAACAAGAGCCTGAACTTCGTTGTCGAGCTACAGGGGCGGGACGCCTTTGGCCGCAGCCATCGCGCGGCCATTGTCCAGGCGCCGCGCGCGCTGCCGCGCGTTATCCGCTTGCCCAGGGAAGTCGCCGGCTGCGAGCATGGCTTCGTCTTCCTGTCATCCATCCTGCACGCCCACGTGGGCGAATTGTTCACGGGCATGGAGGTGCGCGGCTGCTACCAGTTCCGCGTAACCCGCAACAGCGAGCTGTTCGTCGATGAGGAGGAGGTCAAAAATCTGCGTGAAGCCTTGCAGGGTGAGCTGCCGCAGCGGCATCTCGGCGCCGCGGTGCGGCTGGAGGTGGCTGGCAACTGCTCCGCGGAGATGACGCGCTTTCTGCAAGAGCAATTCGAGCTGGACGATGCGGATGTGTTCTGCGTGGACGGACCGGTCAACCTGGTGCGCTTGATGAATGTGCCGGAGAAGGTCGAACGCCCTGACCTGAAGTACCCGCCGTTCCGCCCGGGGTTGCCAAAGGCGCTGCAGCGTCAGCCGGATATGTTCCGCGCGATCCGCGATGGCGATATCCTGCTGCACCATCCCTATCAATCTTTCAGCCCAGTTGTCGACTTCATCCAGCAGGCTGCGCAAGACCCGGACGTGGTGTCGATCAAGCAGACGGTGTACCGCGCCGGCCATGACTCGGCCCTGCTGCAGGCGCTCATCGATGCCGCGCGGGCAGGCAAGGAAGTCACTGCCGTGGTGGAACTTCTGGCTCGCTTCGACGAGGAGGCCAATATCGGCTGGGCCGCGGCACTGGAGCAGGCCGGCGCCCATGTGGTCTACGGTGTGGTCGGCTTCAAGGCGCATGCCAAGATGGCCCTGGTGCTGCGGCGCGAAGGCCGGCACCTCAGGCGCTATGCGCACCTGGGCACCGGCAACTATCACGGCCAGACCACCAAGGTCTACACGGATTTCGGTCTGCTGACCTGTAACGATGGCATCGCCGAGGACGTGGCCAGTGTCTTCGGGCAACTGACCGGGCTGGGCCAGACCAGCCAGCTTGCCCGCATCTGGCAATCGCCGTTCACCCTGCACGCGGCCTTGCTGACGGCGATCGGGCGCGAGGCCGAGCACGCCAGGGCGGGACGCAAGGCAAGAATCATCGCCAAGATGAATGCATTGCTGGAGCCAGGCATCATCGATGCCCTTTACCAGGCATCGTGCGCGGGCGTCAGGATCGACCTGATCGTGCGGGGTGCGTGCGCATTGCGCCCGGGCATTCCCGGTTGCTCGGAGAACATCAGGGTGCGCTCGGTCATCGGCCGCTTTCTCGAGCATTCGCGCATCTACTACTTCTACAATGACAAGGCGGAAGACGTGATGCTATCCAGTGCTGACTGGATGGGGCGCAATCTCTTCCGGCGCATCGAGGTGTGCTTTCCCGTGACCGACAAGCGTCTCAAGGCGCGCGTCATCGACGAGGGGTTAAAGCCATACCTGAAAGACAAGCGAGACACATGGGAAATGACCGCCAACGGCACTTACCGCCGTCGGCGCGGCCGCGTACCGTTCGCCGCGCAGGATGCCCTGCTCCGCACGCTGGCGGCGTGA